One Chthoniobacterales bacterium genomic region harbors:
- the pbpC gene encoding penicillin-binding protein 1C: MKLWRRHLPLRFYPGSIVGTLAAFLVAGHFALKLVPLPSVLLRPPIQSIALLDRNGIPLREARVAERFSHELALDEVPPHVIDAILAAEDKRFFSHHGVDWIATGRAALKGLVRGRIVSGASTITQQLVKISERRPRTLRSKLIESVTALRLEQTWSKEQILVAYLNRLDFGNLNLGLSSAADYYFDKPVSDLSVAEAAFLAGLPKNPRKLNPHLAPEAARRREETVLRRMRENGWLDSARQERALAESLALRPPQRRFRAPHFVEMVLQQLPETPRAELRTTLDFRLNEQVEKIARERLAQLREQNVRNTAVVVIDNASGDVIALVGSENYFAPGTGQVNGAWAPRSAGSALKPFTYLLALERGATPATMVADVRTSFPAEGGFYRPENYNRRCYGPVRFRTALASSLNIPAVKVLLAAGGPAALHERLRECGLTTLNRPPEVYGLGLTLGNCEGRLLEITNAYASLARLGEYRPWRVLADAPSSPRRYSRPELVWQIADILSDNSARTLAFGMNSALRFDYPVACKTGTSTDFRDNWTIGFTPEFSVGVWVGNFDGAPMREVSGVTGAGPILHAVFDYLHASRGTSWYRAPAGIVDRTIHPLTGKLLADLDPRGLREKFVVDRLPSPESPADYDASGKVQLGPEYADWFRSAENIVRDHAVLASGGDDLRITSPLPGSVYVVDPDVPSTQRIPLRAFGAGKVQWQSDSLACRSEGGADFALAAEGEHQLIAIDPATGRRAETRIRVRFL; the protein is encoded by the coding sequence GTGAAACTCTGGCGTCGCCATTTGCCTCTTCGGTTTTACCCGGGATCGATCGTTGGAACGCTGGCCGCGTTCCTGGTTGCAGGGCATTTTGCGCTGAAGCTCGTCCCTCTTCCTTCGGTCTTGCTGCGGCCGCCGATTCAAAGCATCGCCTTGCTGGACCGGAACGGAATTCCGCTCAGGGAAGCGCGGGTCGCCGAGCGCTTCAGCCATGAGCTCGCGCTGGACGAAGTGCCGCCCCACGTCATCGACGCAATTCTGGCCGCCGAGGACAAACGGTTTTTTTCGCATCATGGGGTCGACTGGATTGCGACCGGGCGGGCCGCGCTCAAAGGGTTGGTTCGTGGCCGAATCGTTTCCGGTGCTTCGACCATCACCCAGCAACTGGTGAAAATCTCCGAGCGCCGGCCGCGAACTTTGCGCTCAAAATTGATCGAAAGCGTTACGGCTCTTCGTCTCGAGCAAACGTGGTCGAAAGAGCAAATCCTGGTCGCGTATCTTAACCGCCTCGACTTCGGCAATCTGAACCTCGGCCTTTCTTCCGCGGCGGATTATTATTTCGACAAGCCGGTTTCGGATTTGAGCGTGGCGGAGGCTGCCTTTCTCGCCGGGCTTCCGAAGAACCCGCGGAAACTCAATCCCCACCTCGCGCCAGAGGCCGCGCGGCGCCGGGAAGAAACCGTGTTGCGCCGGATGCGCGAGAATGGCTGGCTCGATTCGGCGCGGCAGGAGAGAGCGCTGGCGGAATCGCTTGCGCTGCGCCCGCCGCAACGCCGTTTTCGCGCGCCCCATTTTGTCGAGATGGTTCTCCAGCAGCTGCCGGAAACGCCACGCGCGGAACTGCGAACCACGCTCGATTTTCGCCTGAACGAGCAGGTGGAAAAAATCGCGCGGGAGCGGCTGGCCCAATTGCGCGAGCAGAATGTGCGCAACACCGCGGTGGTGGTGATTGATAATGCCAGCGGCGATGTCATTGCGCTCGTCGGCTCGGAGAATTACTTCGCGCCGGGCACCGGGCAGGTGAATGGGGCGTGGGCCCCGCGGTCGGCTGGCTCGGCGCTAAAGCCGTTTACCTATCTTCTCGCGCTCGAGCGCGGTGCGACCCCGGCGACGATGGTAGCCGACGTGCGGACGAGTTTCCCGGCGGAAGGCGGTTTTTATCGGCCGGAAAACTACAATCGGCGTTGTTACGGGCCAGTCCGTTTCCGCACGGCCCTGGCCAGTTCGCTGAACATCCCGGCGGTGAAAGTGCTGCTGGCCGCGGGAGGGCCGGCCGCCTTGCATGAGCGCTTGCGCGAGTGCGGTCTAACGACTCTGAACCGGCCCCCGGAAGTTTACGGCCTCGGCCTGACCCTGGGAAACTGCGAGGGACGCCTGCTCGAAATAACCAACGCCTACGCGAGCCTGGCGCGCCTTGGCGAATACCGGCCCTGGCGGGTCCTGGCCGATGCCCCATCCTCGCCCCGGCGGTATTCCCGCCCGGAGCTCGTCTGGCAAATTGCCGATATCCTGAGCGACAATTCCGCGCGCACCCTTGCTTTTGGAATGAATTCGGCGCTGCGCTTCGATTACCCCGTCGCCTGCAAAACCGGGACGAGCACCGATTTTCGCGATAACTGGACCATTGGTTTCACACCGGAATTTTCGGTCGGCGTTTGGGTGGGCAACTTCGACGGCGCGCCCATGCGCGAGGTTTCCGGCGTGACTGGGGCCGGGCCAATTCTGCATGCGGTGTTCGATTATCTGCATGCGAGCCGCGGCACGAGCTGGTACCGCGCCCCGGCCGGAATTGTCGACCGGACCATCCATCCCCTTACCGGAAAATTGCTCGCCGATCTGGACCCTCGCGGGTTGCGCGAGAAATTTGTAGTCGATCGGCTTCCCTCTCCCGAATCGCCGGCGGACTATGACGCGTCCGGAAAGGTCCAGCTAGGGCCGGAGTACGCCGATTGGTTTCGGAGCGCGGAGAACATTGTCCGGGACCACGCGGTCCTCGCCTCGGGTGGTGACGATTTGCGGATCACTTCGCCACTGCCGGGAAGTGTTTACGTGGTCGACCCAGACGTCCCCTCCACGCAGCGCATTCCGCTTCGGGCTTTTGGAGCCGGCAAAGTGCAGTGGCAAAGTGATTCGCTGGCTTGCCGCTCTGAGGGAGGGGCTGATTTCGCCCTCGCTGCCGAAGGCGAGCATCAACTGATCGCAATCGACCCTGCGACAGGTCGTCGAGCAGAAACGCGCATTCGCGTTCGTTTTCTGTAG
- a CDS encoding alpha-2-macroglobulin family protein, protein MTRSFWLALGFLLVTSAFAEDRAVQLLLPSRRLDSTSTFELRFASEMVPADQIGKPATVSPLVLAPSVEGQFVWLSTRSGTFTPRGTLPLGTKYQISLRPGLKDAAGREVKSSLRETVETPPLRVKGLSTLGPSDPEDAPANPRFLLLFNANVDAAACAKFIHFVNGAGTKIEARVQGDDPKDRDRLFYPYQSDDRSLAAWGEKPEAAEPEGEFSERDSDKPHTLRKNILLISAPKPLPPGNGWKLVIDAGLPAMQWKTALPVKKEIEIGRVKPFVIASIAAESNRIAGRRIIIEFSKLLAADVTEETVLRWISVSPAPEKLKAEVDGRYVTLKGNFALGPKYRVTTKPGLMAREPFKLERGQTNDLTFKQVAPRLYFEDFSTSQHRAGTRRFRLLSINVPRVKVTARLFTGDNMTVALKAYDKYEEFTEGRPADEMYSRVDVEKLPGQVIWERELNTAAAVDKQEIVPLSWDEILGENKTGAVLLTAESIDAVAASRERVGTQAVIQLTDIGSVWKNDFKQLTLHLFSLTTGVSLPNVQLRLIDTELKQIGEAVTDAQGGARLPYSSDARWVFAQREGDSYLIAINAGDASVPLYRLGVTDDYGDEPELSSIFLFTERGVYKPGDVVHLKGIARNLNENQSTLPAGQTLVVKMEDAKDREVFKEKVTLSEFGSFAQEIKIPVGSLGKYRVSVADEEKTHRFSGNCDFQVQEYRPNAFEILIPAPPSATGPLALDLPITAKYFMGKPLSKAKLTWSLVARDEAFRPEGLSDFAFGNGIDDFQLNKALDRISQFNDQGTADLAADGTVKITAQLPMNPNAPQPRAAKLICEVTDISQQTVSESRSFVQHSSDYYFGLRRLDPMYKEGNKVPVELIAVAPDGKPLPAPVKSTVRLTRITWQTNRLAGAGDTTEFESKAERHVEWERELTTTPGAGSDRKPKVATLADVLAGKPGQYLLEVAGKDAQGRDILTSTTFQVAGPAETVWNYRNPYAVDLVTDKESYEPGQTATILVKTPIAGAALVTIERDKVLRSFVTQLTGNAPSVQVPLTDADAPNVFVSVMLLRGANDSPKKIKMPEYRIGYCEVKVVRPKDKLAVTVKSSGATAKPGEKIQLDADVRDATGKAAADSEVVLYAVDEGVLSLTGYKTPDPLSFFNQRRKLNVFTSLTLPTLLKEDVDDSDFANKGYLIGDAKGGPPAMDGLRKNFLALAFWNAALRTDAQGHVHAEFNAPDSLTRYRIIAVAASRQNQFGTAESAVEINKPLMIEASLPRFGNVGDKLTLRAVLHNNTDAAGEAEVELQLDPTAKAAETKRHLTVPARGSVPIDFPAEFVATGHAQWRWSARFNGGQSGELTDALQSELDVNYPAPLVREVQTKRIETNDSELGRVTDPQILEGVGKVDVNVANTRVTEIREALRQLLHYPYGCVEQTTSSLLPWLTVRDLRAAVPELNKSDAEVTEAVSRGIDKLFSMQTSSGGLSYWPGGNEASRWGSAYAGLALALAQRQRFEVPAGEMKKLLGYLSEQLRGTATDATGYRLSDRCLAVYALAIAGKPEAAYHDLLFQKRAQLSAEDRALVALAVLESKGPKNMVDELLKPAAATDGYLDEFFGSVARENALHLMAWTLHQPASPRVDELAVELFTRRSNGHWSTTQANAWSVLALSTYVRTIETGDRNASGEVRWNRAVVPFSVSNSKPLMTSSFPIDGGGSAEAIRISKTGGKVYTEMTAEARPKLVEQPRQNRGYTITRRYSKLDDEGKLGPAENLRVGDRVLVTLDIQVPRRATYLAVADPLPGVFEPINPVFKSQEVVAGETLGTEWVSDYNELRTDRALFFADVLYPGQYKLRYLARVISAGDALAPSAKIEEMYHPERMGTTETSRVHTESLK, encoded by the coding sequence ATGACTCGTTCATTTTGGCTCGCGCTGGGGTTCCTTCTTGTCACCAGCGCATTCGCCGAAGATCGTGCGGTGCAGCTCCTTTTGCCTTCCCGGCGGCTCGACTCGACGAGCACCTTCGAGCTGCGATTCGCTTCCGAAATGGTGCCGGCCGATCAAATCGGAAAACCGGCGACGGTTTCGCCGCTTGTTCTTGCCCCGTCAGTCGAAGGTCAGTTCGTGTGGCTGAGCACCCGCAGCGGGACGTTTACGCCCAGGGGAACTCTGCCGCTCGGGACGAAGTATCAGATTTCGCTTCGGCCGGGACTGAAGGATGCGGCGGGGCGCGAGGTGAAGTCGAGCCTGCGGGAGACCGTGGAGACGCCGCCGTTGCGGGTGAAGGGTCTTTCCACCCTCGGCCCCTCAGATCCGGAAGATGCGCCGGCCAATCCGCGTTTCCTCCTTCTGTTTAATGCCAATGTTGACGCGGCTGCCTGCGCGAAATTCATCCACTTCGTCAACGGCGCCGGCACAAAAATAGAGGCGAGAGTCCAGGGTGACGATCCGAAGGACCGCGACCGTTTATTTTACCCTTACCAGAGCGACGATCGATCCCTGGCCGCGTGGGGAGAGAAACCGGAGGCGGCGGAACCGGAGGGAGAGTTTTCCGAGCGGGACAGCGATAAGCCGCATACGCTGCGCAAGAACATTCTCCTGATTTCAGCGCCAAAGCCGCTTCCACCGGGCAATGGCTGGAAGCTCGTGATCGACGCCGGGCTCCCGGCGATGCAATGGAAAACAGCCCTCCCTGTAAAAAAGGAAATTGAGATCGGCCGGGTGAAGCCGTTCGTGATTGCGAGCATCGCGGCGGAAAGCAACCGGATCGCCGGACGACGGATCATCATCGAGTTTTCGAAGCTGCTCGCGGCGGACGTGACCGAAGAAACCGTTTTGCGCTGGATCTCCGTCTCCCCGGCGCCGGAGAAACTCAAAGCGGAAGTTGATGGGCGTTACGTGACGTTGAAGGGCAATTTTGCGCTCGGCCCGAAGTATCGGGTGACGACCAAACCGGGCCTGATGGCGAGAGAGCCGTTCAAGCTGGAGCGCGGCCAGACGAACGACTTGACCTTCAAGCAGGTCGCGCCCCGGCTTTATTTCGAAGACTTTTCGACGAGCCAGCACCGCGCCGGAACCCGGCGTTTTCGGCTTCTGTCGATCAACGTCCCGCGGGTCAAGGTCACAGCTCGTTTGTTCACTGGCGACAACATGACGGTGGCGCTTAAGGCCTACGATAAGTACGAAGAGTTTACCGAAGGCCGGCCGGCGGACGAAATGTATAGCCGGGTCGATGTCGAGAAACTGCCCGGACAGGTCATCTGGGAGCGCGAACTGAATACGGCTGCGGCCGTCGATAAGCAGGAGATCGTCCCGTTAAGCTGGGATGAAATCCTGGGCGAGAACAAGACCGGCGCCGTTTTGCTTACGGCCGAATCGATCGATGCCGTCGCGGCGAGCAGGGAGCGTGTCGGCACCCAGGCGGTGATTCAGCTCACCGACATCGGCTCGGTTTGGAAGAACGATTTCAAGCAACTGACGCTCCACCTCTTTTCGCTGACGACCGGAGTGTCGCTCCCAAATGTTCAGCTTCGGCTCATCGATACCGAGTTAAAACAGATCGGCGAAGCGGTGACCGACGCCCAGGGAGGCGCGCGCTTGCCGTATTCGAGCGACGCGCGCTGGGTCTTCGCGCAACGCGAAGGCGACAGCTACCTGATCGCGATCAACGCGGGCGATGCTTCGGTTCCGCTCTACCGGCTCGGGGTCACGGATGATTACGGCGACGAGCCGGAGTTGAGCTCGATATTTCTCTTCACCGAGCGCGGAGTTTATAAGCCTGGCGACGTAGTCCATCTCAAGGGAATCGCGCGGAACCTGAACGAGAATCAATCGACGTTGCCTGCTGGTCAGACGCTCGTCGTAAAGATGGAGGACGCGAAAGATCGCGAAGTGTTCAAGGAAAAGGTGACGCTGTCGGAGTTCGGATCGTTCGCGCAGGAGATAAAGATTCCCGTGGGCAGCCTCGGAAAATATCGGGTGTCGGTCGCGGATGAGGAAAAGACGCACCGGTTCAGCGGCAACTGCGATTTCCAGGTGCAGGAGTACCGACCGAACGCATTCGAAATCCTTATCCCGGCGCCGCCGAGCGCCACCGGCCCGCTCGCGCTCGATTTGCCAATCACGGCGAAATACTTCATGGGCAAGCCGCTCTCGAAAGCGAAGCTCACCTGGTCGCTCGTCGCGCGCGACGAGGCATTCCGGCCGGAAGGGCTTTCCGATTTCGCTTTCGGCAATGGGATCGACGATTTCCAGCTGAACAAGGCGCTCGACCGGATTTCGCAGTTCAATGATCAGGGGACCGCCGACCTCGCGGCTGACGGCACGGTGAAGATCACGGCGCAATTGCCGATGAACCCAAACGCCCCGCAGCCGCGCGCGGCGAAGTTAATTTGCGAAGTGACCGACATCAGCCAGCAGACCGTTTCGGAATCGCGTTCCTTCGTGCAGCACAGCTCGGATTATTATTTTGGACTGCGCCGGCTCGACCCCATGTACAAGGAAGGCAACAAGGTGCCGGTCGAGTTGATCGCCGTCGCCCCGGACGGAAAGCCATTGCCCGCGCCGGTGAAATCGACGGTGCGCCTGACCCGAATCACGTGGCAGACGAATCGCCTCGCGGGAGCGGGGGACACCACGGAGTTCGAGAGCAAAGCGGAGCGGCATGTGGAATGGGAGCGCGAGCTCACGACGACGCCAGGTGCAGGCTCCGATCGGAAACCGAAGGTGGCGACATTGGCGGATGTGCTGGCAGGAAAACCCGGCCAGTATCTGCTCGAAGTCGCCGGCAAAGACGCGCAAGGCCGCGACATTCTCACCTCCACTACTTTCCAGGTCGCCGGACCGGCCGAGACGGTTTGGAATTATCGGAACCCGTACGCGGTCGATCTCGTCACGGACAAGGAAAGCTACGAGCCGGGACAGACGGCAACGATTCTGGTTAAGACGCCGATCGCGGGCGCAGCGTTGGTGACGATCGAGCGCGACAAGGTCCTGCGTTCCTTCGTCACCCAGCTCACTGGCAACGCGCCATCGGTCCAGGTGCCGTTGACCGACGCCGATGCCCCGAACGTTTTCGTCTCCGTGATGCTCCTGCGCGGCGCGAACGATAGTCCAAAGAAAATCAAGATGCCGGAATACCGGATCGGCTATTGCGAAGTGAAAGTGGTCCGGCCTAAAGACAAACTGGCGGTCACCGTGAAATCCAGCGGCGCGACCGCGAAGCCGGGCGAAAAAATCCAGCTCGACGCCGATGTCCGCGACGCCACCGGCAAGGCCGCCGCCGACTCAGAGGTCGTCCTTTACGCAGTAGATGAAGGCGTTCTCTCTTTGACCGGTTACAAAACGCCCGATCCGCTCAGTTTCTTTAATCAACGCCGCAAGCTCAACGTGTTCACGAGCCTCACCTTGCCGACGCTGTTGAAGGAAGACGTCGACGACTCCGATTTCGCGAACAAAGGTTACCTGATCGGCGACGCCAAGGGCGGCCCGCCGGCGATGGATGGGTTACGGAAGAATTTCCTCGCGCTCGCATTTTGGAACGCGGCCCTGCGGACGGACGCGCAGGGGCACGTCCACGCCGAGTTCAACGCGCCGGACAGCCTGACGCGTTACCGCATCATCGCGGTCGCGGCGTCGCGGCAGAACCAATTCGGGACCGCCGAGTCCGCGGTCGAGATCAATAAGCCGTTAATGATCGAGGCGTCGCTGCCGCGGTTTGGCAACGTCGGCGACAAACTCACCTTGCGAGCCGTTCTCCATAACAACACCGACGCGGCCGGCGAAGCGGAGGTTGAGTTGCAACTCGATCCGACCGCGAAGGCTGCGGAGACGAAACGCCACCTCACGGTTCCGGCGAGGGGATCGGTCCCAATCGATTTCCCGGCGGAATTCGTGGCCACTGGTCATGCGCAATGGCGCTGGAGCGCCCGCTTCAACGGCGGCCAGAGCGGTGAATTGACCGACGCGCTGCAATCCGAACTCGACGTCAACTACCCGGCGCCACTCGTCCGCGAAGTCCAAACGAAGCGGATCGAGACGAACGACTCCGAGCTGGGCCGCGTGACTGATCCGCAAATTCTCGAGGGCGTCGGAAAAGTCGACGTCAATGTCGCCAACACGCGCGTGACCGAGATCCGGGAGGCGCTCCGGCAATTGCTCCATTATCCCTACGGTTGCGTCGAGCAGACCACATCGAGCCTGCTGCCGTGGCTGACGGTGCGAGATCTGCGCGCGGCGGTTCCCGAGCTGAACAAGAGCGACGCGGAAGTGACCGAAGCGGTGAGCCGAGGCATTGACAAGCTGTTTTCGATGCAAACCAGCTCGGGTGGGTTGAGTTACTGGCCGGGCGGCAACGAGGCCAGCCGCTGGGGGAGCGCGTATGCCGGTCTCGCCCTCGCCCTCGCGCAAAGGCAGCGATTCGAAGTGCCGGCGGGGGAAATGAAGAAGCTGCTTGGTTACCTGAGCGAACAACTGCGCGGCACGGCGACGGACGCGACCGGTTACCGGTTATCGGATCGTTGTCTCGCCGTCTACGCACTCGCGATCGCCGGGAAACCGGAGGCAGCCTATCACGATTTGCTGTTTCAAAAACGCGCCCAGCTTTCGGCCGAAGATCGCGCGTTGGTGGCGCTGGCCGTCCTCGAGAGCAAGGGACCGAAAAACATGGTCGACGAGTTGTTGAAACCGGCGGCGGCGACCGACGGTTATCTGGACGAGTTCTTCGGTTCGGTCGCCCGCGAAAACGCGCTTCATCTCATGGCGTGGACGCTTCATCAGCCGGCTTCGCCGCGCGTCGACGAGCTGGCGGTGGAGTTGTTCACCCGCCGGAGCAACGGGCATTGGAGCACCACCCAGGCGAACGCCTGGTCCGTCCTCGCCCTTTCTACCTACGTCCGCACCATCGAAACGGGCGACCGGAACGCGAGCGGTGAAGTTCGCTGGAACCGGGCGGTGGTTCCTTTTTCGGTCAGCAACTCAAAGCCGCTGATGACCTCGTCGTTCCCGATCGACGGCGGCGGCAGCGCCGAGGCGATTCGAATCAGCAAGACCGGCGGAAAGGTTTACACTGAGATGACGGCGGAAGCGCGGCCGAAGCTCGTCGAGCAGCCGCGGCAGAACCGCGGGTACACAATTACGCGCCGTTATTCCAAGCTCGATGACGAGGGAAAACTGGGGCCGGCGGAGAATTTGCGAGTGGGCGATCGCGTCCTGGTGACGCTCGATATCCAAGTCCCGCGCCGCGCGACTTATCTCGCGGTAGCCGATCCGCTTCCCGGAGTTTTCGAACCGATCAACCCGGTCTTCAAATCGCAGGAAGTTGTCGCGGGCGAAACGCTGGGCACGGAATGGGTGAGCGATTACAACGAGCTGCGGACCGATCGCGCTCTATTTTTTGCGGACGTGCTTTATCCGGGGCAATACAAGTTGCGCTACCTGGCCCGGGTCATCTCCGCCGGCGACGCCCTCGCGCCCTCCGCGAAGATCGAAGAAATGTATCACCCCGAGCGAATGGGCACGACCGAGACGAGCCGTGTCCACACGGAATCGTTGAAGTGA
- a CDS encoding CDP-alcohol phosphatidyltransferase family protein, with translation MRGDPLEKSWPQLLVRSAPFTDKSWIIIAPRSLVNSLSLSRIGLGLLFVLCFQRSATLLYVSIALCLVALATDVFDGFLARRLHVTSIQGRLWDSLGDKSFYAAIIIAFSVQGFLDPLVSWALIVREITLYVTRVLYVENLPKIEQIRPSTNWHGYFMYVTIVLGLSRMYADIHGFSYSIHPYMQASAYAALACGVISIIHFLKLR, from the coding sequence ATGAGAGGTGACCCTTTAGAAAAAAGTTGGCCACAGTTGTTGGTGCGATCCGCTCCGTTTACCGACAAATCTTGGATCATCATTGCTCCGAGAAGTCTCGTAAACTCTCTCTCCCTATCGCGCATCGGCCTCGGGTTGCTATTTGTGCTCTGTTTTCAGAGAAGTGCTACCCTCCTTTATGTGTCAATTGCACTTTGTTTAGTGGCACTGGCGACCGACGTTTTTGACGGCTTTCTTGCACGAAGATTGCACGTGACTTCAATACAAGGGCGCCTTTGGGACAGTCTTGGAGACAAGTCTTTTTACGCGGCCATCATTATTGCCTTCAGCGTACAGGGCTTTCTGGATCCGCTGGTCAGTTGGGCCCTGATTGTTCGCGAGATAACGCTGTATGTGACGCGAGTCTTATATGTTGAGAATCTACCCAAAATCGAGCAGATACGGCCTTCGACGAACTGGCACGGGTACTTCATGTATGTAACGATTGTCCTTGGTTTGTCGCGGATGTATGCTGACATTCACGGGTTTTCATACTCGATCCATCCATACATGCAGGCATCCGCCTACGCTGCGCTGGCTTGCGGCGTCATCAGCATAATTCACTTCCTCAAACTCCGGTGA
- a CDS encoding carboxypeptidase-like regulatory domain-containing protein, whose protein sequence is MKNIICSTLITLIVASMAYGATPVPPISVTISDAAGKAAFKGTTNSTGAFSTAKLQAGNYVVQLRSSSPAVKGNHYAVVVSSGTKKVAANAVAGEKLAGGGVALKVDVGANLNITGQVAAEANGSVNKNGKKMVWIPKAVDSNVPGHWVEEDSAEAKINKTRTTLSNSDLQKMQEKAVNPQGN, encoded by the coding sequence ATGAAGAACATAATTTGCAGCACCCTGATAACTCTCATCGTCGCCTCGATGGCGTATGGCGCGACCCCGGTTCCGCCGATCAGCGTGACCATATCCGATGCCGCCGGAAAAGCCGCCTTCAAAGGTACGACTAATTCGACTGGCGCGTTCTCTACGGCAAAACTCCAAGCTGGCAATTACGTGGTCCAATTGAGATCGTCGAGCCCGGCTGTGAAAGGTAATCATTACGCAGTCGTCGTTTCCTCGGGCACAAAGAAAGTCGCGGCCAACGCGGTTGCGGGAGAGAAATTGGCCGGTGGCGGCGTGGCTTTGAAAGTGGACGTTGGAGCTAACTTGAATATCACCGGGCAAGTGGCCGCCGAAGCGAATGGCTCGGTTAACAAGAACGGCAAGAAAATGGTTTGGATTCCTAAGGCGGTCGACAGCAATGTTCCCGGACATTGGGTGGAGGAAGATTCCGCCGAAGCCAAGATCAACAAGACCCGCACTACCCTGAGCAACAGCGATCTCCAGAAGATGCAGGAGAAAGCGGTCAATCCCCAAGGGAACTGA
- a CDS encoding ABC transporter ATP-binding protein translates to MSEPQAAPRKPSFWQTVRVGWGPYKRLFAYVKPYRWRFIAGLAFGFAFGVSNGCIPLVIGKVTGAVFQGGAPASAQQLAQDPSLLNSGPKINSILLTCLLIPLVMGVRSLCAYGNAVLMQWVSNRVVTDVRIQLFNKMLRHSMDFFNKMPSGFLMSRITNDTRGMQMALSTISSDLFKQPVAIVSGLAVLLYLDWKFTLVTLVLFPVCLVPIILYGRKARKSVQYQYEDLGQMVMTMQETFAGIRVIKSFAREKHQQNSFVRSNQLLFENIMRVIKAMEATGPIVELLAACGVGLALLYIYTANLSAARFIALNAGIFLLYDPVKTLSRLHIVMQQSIQATTEIFAILDFESTVTDAPDAKPLTHCRGLIEFDDVSFRYANTVTNAVSNLQLRIEPGRSYALVGASGAGKSTILSLILRFYDPTSGAVRLDGHDLRSITQKSLREQIGLVTQETFLFHDTIFKNIQFGRLDATPEEVYAAAQTAYAHDFIIAQPQGYETTIGDKGCMLSGGQQQRLAIARALLKNAPILLLDEATSALDSESEKQIQMALETLAHGRTVIAIAHRLSTILSADQIVVMDQGVIKDVGSHRELLEKSVYYRRLYDMQFNRHDEDVEAESNTLVEAIV, encoded by the coding sequence ATGAGTGAACCGCAAGCCGCACCTCGAAAGCCGTCCTTTTGGCAGACGGTCCGCGTCGGCTGGGGGCCGTATAAACGGCTCTTTGCCTACGTAAAGCCGTATCGCTGGCGCTTCATTGCGGGCCTGGCCTTCGGCTTCGCCTTCGGTGTCTCCAATGGTTGCATCCCACTGGTCATCGGCAAAGTGACCGGCGCCGTTTTCCAAGGTGGCGCTCCGGCGAGTGCTCAGCAATTAGCGCAAGACCCGTCGCTCTTGAATTCCGGTCCGAAAATCAATTCGATCCTGTTAACCTGTCTGCTCATCCCCCTGGTCATGGGTGTGCGCAGTTTGTGCGCGTATGGCAACGCGGTCCTGATGCAATGGGTGAGTAACCGGGTCGTGACCGACGTTCGCATCCAATTGTTCAACAAGATGCTGCGCCACTCGATGGATTTCTTTAATAAGATGCCTTCGGGCTTTCTCATGTCGCGGATCACCAACGATACCCGCGGCATGCAGATGGCCCTCTCGACCATCAGCAGTGATCTGTTCAAGCAGCCGGTCGCCATCGTCAGCGGCCTTGCGGTTCTGCTCTACCTGGATTGGAAATTCACCCTCGTAACCCTGGTGTTGTTTCCCGTCTGCCTGGTTCCGATCATTCTCTACGGCCGCAAGGCCCGGAAGTCGGTCCAGTATCAGTACGAAGATTTGGGGCAGATGGTGATGACGATGCAGGAAACGTTCGCGGGGATTCGAGTGATCAAGTCCTTCGCGCGGGAGAAGCACCAGCAGAATTCTTTTGTGCGCAGCAACCAGTTGCTCTTCGAAAATATCATGCGGGTCATCAAGGCGATGGAAGCGACCGGACCGATCGTCGAGCTGCTCGCCGCCTGCGGGGTCGGTTTGGCCTTGCTCTACATTTATACGGCCAATCTCAGCGCGGCGCGGTTTATCGCGCTCAATGCCGGAATTTTCCTGCTTTACGATCCCGTCAAAACCTTGAGCCGGCTTCACATCGTCATGCAGCAATCCATCCAGGCGACGACTGAGATTTTTGCCATCCTCGATTTCGAGAGCACCGTGACAGACGCGCCGGATGCGAAGCCACTGACGCACTGCCGCGGGCTGATCGAGTTCGACGACGTCTCGTTCCGTTATGCGAACACCGTTACCAACGCGGTCTCGAATTTGCAGCTCCGGATCGAGCCCGGAAGAAGTTACGCGCTGGTGGGCGCCAGCGGAGCGGGAAAGAGCACCATCCTCTCGTTAATCCTGCGCTTTTACGATCCGACCAGCGGCGCGGTTCGGCTCGATGGCCACGACTTGCGGTCCATCACCCAGAAATCGTTGCGCGAGCAGATCGGGCTCGTCACCCAGGAAACCTTTTTGTTTCACGACACGATTTTCAAGAATATCCAATTTGGCCGGCTCGATGCGACGCCGGAAGAGGTGTATGCGGCGGCCCAGACAGCCTATGCCCACGATTTTATCATCGCCCAGCCGCAGGGCTACGAAACCACGATCGGCGACAAGGGCTGCATGCTCTCCGGCGGACAGCAACAGCGGCTTGCGATTGCCCGCGCGCTTTTGAAAAACGCGCCCATCCTCCTGCTCGACGAAGCGACCTCGGCCCTCGACTCCGAATCGGAAAAGCAGATTCAAATGGCGCTCGAAACCCTGGCGCACGGCCGCACCGTGATTGCGATTGCGCACCGGCTTTCGACCATCCTCTCGGCGGACCAGATTGTGGTAATGGACCAGGGCGTGATCAAGGACGTTGGGTCCCATCGCGAACTACTGGAGAAATCGGTCTATTATCGCCGCCTTTACGACATGCAATTCAATCGCCACGACGAAGACGTTGAGGCGGAATCCAACACCCTCGTCGAGGCAATCGTTTAG